The DNA sequence ATCCAAAAGGCCTGCGATATAGAAAAATCCGCTATGAGAATGATCGAAAAAATCAATGAGGTAATATGAAAATCTGGGTAGATGCCGACTCGTGCCCTGTAAGAATAAGACAAATTACGGCCAAGGCCGGAGAACGTCTAAAGGTCCCTGTAATTTTTGCGGCAAACAGGGAAATACCCATACCTAAGGGTGCAAGTATGGTTGTTACCGAAAACACGGAGCAGGCTGCCGACCTATACATAACCGAAAACTCGGCTGAGGGAGATTTAGCTATAACGAGGGATATTCCCTTGGCGAAGCTTTTGGTAGATAAGGGGCTTTATGTGATAAATGACAGGGGAACGATTTTTACCCGCGACAACATAAATACCTATCT is a window from the Treponema denticola genome containing:
- a CDS encoding YaiI/YqxD family protein — encoded protein: MKIWVDADSCPVRIRQITAKAGERLKVPVIFAANREIPIPKGASMVVTENTEQAADLYITENSAEGDLAITRDIPLAKLLVDKGLYVINDRGTIFTRDNINTYLSARNFMYELQANGLVPEKTNSFGKKEIQKFSNLLDSLLTKALKQRPLDSRF